The proteins below are encoded in one region of Populus alba chromosome 2, ASM523922v2, whole genome shotgun sequence:
- the LOC118046915 gene encoding ADP-ribosylation factor codes for MGLSFTKLFSRLFAKKEMRILMVGLDAAGKTTILYKLKLGEIVTTIPTIGFNVETVEYKNISFTVWDVGGQDKIRPLWRHYFQNTQGLIFVVDSNDRDRVVEARDELHRMLNEDELRDAVLLVFANKQDLPNAMNAAEITDKLGLHSLRQRHWYIQSTCATSGEGLYEGLDWLSNNIANKA; via the exons ATGGGGCTGTCTTTCACCAAGTTGTTTAGCCGACTGTTTGCTAAGAAGGAAATGCGTATTCTGATGGTGGGTCTTGATGCTGCTGGTAAGACCACCATTCTCTACAAGCTCAAGCTCGGTGAGATTGTCACCACCATTCCTACCATTG GATTTAATGTGGAGACTGTGGAGTACAAAAACATTAGCTTTACTGTCTGGGATGTCGGGGGTCAGGACAAG ATCCGCCCCTTGTGGAGACATTACTTCCAGAACACACAAGGACTTATCTTTGTGGTTGATAGCAATGACAGAGATCGTGTGGTTGAAGCTAGGGATGAGCTACACAGGATGTTGAATGAG GATGAGTTGAGGGATGCTGTGCTTCTAGTTTTTGCAAACAAACAGGATCTTCCGAATGCAATGAATGCCGCTGAGATTACTGATAAGCTTGGCCTTCACTCCCTTCGTCAGCGCCACTG GTACATCCAGAGCACATGCGCCACTTCTGGTGAGGGGCTGTATGAGGGATTGGACTGGCTCTCAAACAACATTGCAAACAAG GCTTAG
- the LOC118046923 gene encoding pectinesterase inhibitor 5, whose protein sequence is MASPFCFISFILPLAIICACCPSRAAAIRFETKADAALVQSICEESQDPDFCNRTLAVDPRVAAATMDGLAMLSILLTIDQLQTTSDTIASIHGQTSDPVGKQRLGVCQTDYKDALGQFRGASSSSDARAYWDVIDRVRDGTNKVIDCENIYKRDPISVSPITVDNHNVIKLSELTLIIVDKILPH, encoded by the coding sequence ATGGCTTCTCCGTTTTGCTTTATTTCTTTCATCCTCCCCTTGGCGATCATTTGTGCATGCTGCCCTTCCCGCGCTGCAGCAATCAGGTTTGAAACGAAAGCCGATGCAGCGTTAGTTCAGAGCATATGCGAGGAGTCCCAGGACCCCGACTTCTGCAATAGGACTCTAGCCGTCGACCCACGGGTTGCCGCAGCCACCATGGATGGTTTAGCCATGTTATCTATTTTATTGACCATCGATCAATTACAAACGACGTCGGATACCATTGCTAGCATTCATGGTCAGACCAGTGACCCAGTTGGCAAGCAACGACTTGGAGTTTGCCAGACTGATTACAAGGATGCGCTAGGGCAGTTTCGTGGAGCTTCGTCTTCATCAGACGCCAGGGCTTATTGGGATGTGATCGATCGGGTTAGAGATGGAACCAACAAGGTTATAGATtgtgaaaatatttataaaagagaTCCCATTAGTGTGTCACCCATCACAGTTGATAACCACAACGTTATTAAACTATCAGAGCTTACTTTGATAATTGTTGACAAGATTCTTCCGCATTAA
- the LOC118046921 gene encoding galactinol synthase 1, whose translation MAPELVQSALKPAGFTKLASLPSRAYVTFLAGDGDYVKGVVGLAKGLRKVKTAYPLIVAVLPDVPEEHRQILESQGCIVREIEPVYPPENQTQFAMAYYVINYSKLRIWEFVEYSKMIYLDGDIQVYDNIDHLFDLPDGRFYAVMDCFCEKTWSHTPQSRIGYCQQCPDKVNWPAEMGQPPSPYFNAGMFVFEPSIATYHDLLKTLKVTPPTPFAEQDFLNMYFKDIYKPIPLVYNLVLAMLWRHPENVELDKVKVVHYCAAGSKPWRYTGKEENMQREDIKMLVKKWWDIYSDESLDSKKLVAADAEPVNLQPFIAALSEAGAVHYITAPSAA comes from the exons ATGGCTCCTGAGCTTGTCCAGTCTGCTTTGAAACCAGCCGGGTTCACCAAGCTAGCTAGCTTACCTAGCAGGGCTTATGTAACGTTCTTGGCTGGTGATGGGGATTACGTGAAAGGCGTTGTCGGGCTAGCCAAAGGCTTAAGAAAGGTCAAAACGGCATATCCATTAATCGTGGCAGTCTTACCTGACGTGCCAGAGGAACACAGGCAGATCTTGGAATCTCAAGGGTGTATAGTCCGGGAAATTGAACCCGTTTACCCGCCAGAGAACCAGACCCAGTTTGCCATGGCTTACTATGTCATCAACTACTCCAAGCTCCGTATTTGGGAG TTTGTTGAATACAGCAAGATGATATACTTGGATGGAGATATCCAGGTTTATGACAACATAGACCACTTATTTGATCTGCCTGATGGGCGTTTTTATGCGGTGATGGATTGTTTCTGTGAGAAAACATGGAGTCACACTCCGCAGTCCAGGATTGGCTATTGCCAGCAATGCCCTGACAAGGTTAACTGGCCAGCTGAGATGGGTCAACCACCATCTCCTTACTTCAATGCTGGCATGTTTGTGTTTGAGCCTAGTATTGCCACTTATCATGATCTCTTGAAGACTCTAAAGGTCACTCCTCCTACCCCATTTGCGGAGCAG GACTTTTTGAACATGTACTTCAAGGATATTTACAAGCCAATTCCTCTAGTTTACAATCTTGTTCTTGCCATGCTATGGCGTCACCCAGAAAATGTGGAGCTTGACAAGGTCAAAGTTGTTCACTACTGTGCTGCG GGCTCGAAGCCTTGGAGATACACTGGCAAAGAAGAGAACATGCAGAGAGAGGATATAAAGATGCTGGTGAAGAAATGGTGGGACATTTACAGTGATGAATCACTGGATTCCAAGAAACTTGTGGCGGCTGATGCTGAGCCAGTGAACTTACAGCCATTCATTGCAGCTCTCTCTGAAGCCGGCGCTGTTCATTATATCACTGCCCCATCTGCTGCTTAG